The Planctomycetia bacterium region CCCGGGCAGGTTCCGGCTTTCGGGCGGCGAGCCGCTCGGCCGTCTCGCGATAGACGAGGACGGGGCAGGGGGCGCGGCGGACGATCGCCTCGGCCACGCTTCCCATCAGAAGCCGCGTGATGCCGGTGCGGCCGTGCGTGCCGAGCACGATCATCTCCGCGTTCTCGTCGCCGGCGATGCGGACGATCTCGGCGGCCGGGTCACCCATTGTGAGCCGGTGCGCGAACGGCACGGCCGGGTCGGCGGGCCTGACGTCCTCGAGCATCTTCAGGATCCGTTCGGAACTCGGCTCCGGCAGGCCGTAATACAGCTCCCCCCCGCCGTAGGCGAGCGGCGGCTCCTCGACGTGCACGATCAACAGGCGGCCACCCGACTGCCGGGCCAGCGCCGCGGCATGGACGAGGGCGGCATCGCTCGCGGTGGAGAAGTCGGTCGGGAAGACGATCGTGTTCTCGGGCATGGCGGGGGCTCCTCTGGGCCTGTCTGGATGCACCCATTCTACTGTCTCGCCGCAGGGGCTCAGTGGAGCCGCATGCCGGGCACGGCGCCGGAGTCGGGGGACAGCAGGTAGACACCTGGGCCGCCGGCCCCGCTGGCGGCCACGACCATCCCCTCGCTGAGGCCGAACTTCATCTGCCGGGGGGCGAGGTTGGCGACGATCACCACCAGCCTGCCGACCAAGGCCGCTGGCTCGTGGAATCCCTTGATACCGGCGAACACCGTCCGCCGGTTCTCGCCGCCGAGGCTGACCGTGAGCCTGAGGAGCTTCTTGGCCTCCGGCACCTCCTCGGCGGCGACGATCCGCGCCACCCGGAGGTCGATCTTCGCGAAGTCGTCGATCGTGCACTGGGCCGCGAGCGGCTCGGCGACGAGGGCCGCGTCGCTGTTGGTCATGCCGCCGGTCGAGGCCGCGGGGGTGGGCTGTTCCATCTGTGCTGCTCCTTGGTGTGCGGTTCGTTCATCCGCCTGCTGCCGTTCCGCGGCCAGCAGCGCCGAGATCTGGGCGGGCTCGACCCGCCGCATGAGAGGCTGGAAGGACGCCACCGGGGCGGCCGTGAGCGGCGCCTGCGACTCGTCCCAGGAGCGGATCGGACCGCCGACGAGAGTTCCGACCTGCTCGGCGAAGGCCGGCAGCACCGGCGCCAGGTAGACGGCGATCTGCCGGAACAGGTTGAGGGCCACGCTGGCCACGTCGCGCAGCCTGCCCGCGGCGTCGGGCCCGGCCTTGGCGAGCTTCCAGGGCTGCTCCGTATCGACGTACGCGTTGGCCCGGTCGGCTGCCGCCATCACCAGCCGCATCGCCCGGGCCGTGTCGCAGGCCTCGTAGGCGGCGGCGATCGCCGCGCCGTCGGCCGCGGCGAGGGCGAACAGGCCGCCGTCGTCCGGATAGCGGTCGGCGAGGCCGGTCCCCTCCAGCCAGCGGGCCGTGCGGCTGGCGAGGTTCACCACCTTGCCGACGAGGTCGCCGTTCACCTTGGCGGCGAAGTCGTCGAGATCGAGGTCGATGTCGTCGATGCCGCCGGAGAGCTTGGCCGCGTAGTAGTACCGCAGCATGCCCGGGTCGAGGTGGTCGAGGTAGGTGCGAGCGCGGAGGAACGTGCCCCGGCTCTTCGACATCTTGGCGCCGTTGACCGTCAGGAAGCCATGCACGCGGACCCGGGTCGGCAGTGCCAGGCCCGCAGCCTCGAGAACCGCGGGCCAGAACAGCGTGTGGAAGTAGACGATGTCCTTGCCGATGAAGTGGTGGATCTCGGCCGGGGGTTCGTTCGCAGCGCCGCGGGCCCACCAGGCGTCGAACGACTCGCCGCGGGTTGCACACCACTCGGCCGTGGCCGCAAGGTAGCCGATCGGGGCGTCGAACCAGACGTACCAGTAGTGGCCCGGCGCGTCGGGGATCTCGAAGCCGAAGTACGGGGCGGGCCGCGACACGTCCCAGTCGCGGAGCGGCTCGCCGAGGAAGTGGCCGGCGAGGTAGTTGGCGACGGGCGGGTCGAGGGCGGCCGAGTGCCGCGTCCAGTGGTCGAGAAAGCCGTGCATCCGCTCGAGCGTCACGAACAGGTGCTCGGCCGACCGAATCTCGGGCCGGGTGCCGGAGAGCGTGCTCCGCGGATCGACGAGGTCGGCCGGCGTGTAGGTGGCGTTGCACTGCTCGCAGGCGTCGCCGTACTGGTCGGCCGCCCCGCACTTCGGGCAGGCGCCCTTCACGAACCGGTCGGCGAGAAACACGCCGGCCTCGGCGTCGTAGAGCTGGCTGACGGACCGCGAGACGACGAGGCCGCGGTCGCGGAGCCGCCGCCAGATCTCGGCGCACAGCCGGCGGTTGGCGTCGCTGTCGGTCGAGCCGTAGTGGTCGAAGGCGATCTGGAATCCGGCGAAGTCGGCCTCGTGGGCCGCCCGCATGGCGGCGATCAGGTCCTGCTCGCTGCGTCCCTCGGCGCGGGCCCGGATCATGATCGCCGTGCCGTGCGTGTCGTCGGCGCAGAGATAGACAGCCCGCTGGCCGCGAAGCTTCTGGAAGCGCACGAAGATGTCGGTCTGGATGTACTCGACGAGGTGCCCGAGATGAATGTGGCCGTTGGCGTAGGGGAGCGCCGACGTGACGAGGATGCGGCGGGAGGATGTGGCAGGCATGCGGCGTCGTGACGGCGTGCGGGACGACTGGGAGAGCCGGGATTGTAGAAGCGGACCGAGGGGTGGGAAACAGCATCCGCCTGGCGGTTTGGGCAAACGTCGGCGAGCCCAACTGGCCTTGTGGCGTCGGCGGACGCCGGGCAGTATTCCGCCCCCGCATGCGTACCAGACGTTCGGAGCCACGGAAGATGCCCTCAGTCAGACTCTGCACCGGCCTCGTGATCCTCCTTCTCGCCGCGTGGGCCGGTCCTGCCGCGGCCAGCCCTGCCGCCGGCAATCCGGCCGCTCAGGCCGCAGCCGGCGAGGCCCTGCTCCTCGACTTCACCGCCCCGTGGTGCACCCATTGCCGGCAGATGGAGCCGCTGCTTCGCGACGTGGCGGCGGCCGGCTGGCCGGTGCGCCGCGTCGACTGCGACCGTGAGCTCGACCTCGTCCGCCGCTTCGGCGTCTCGGCCGTCCCCTGCTACGTGCTCGTCGTCAAGGGGCACGAGGTGGGCCGGATCGACGGGGCCACGACCCAGGGGGAACTCGAAAAACTGCTGGCCCGCGCCGCGGCCCCCCTCGGTGGCGTCGCCGTCGCTCCCGCCACGCGCACGCCGGGGCTGATGCCCGGCATGCCAGTGCCCACGGCGGCCTCATCGGCGCCACTGTCAATCGAGCCGCCGGCGCGGGCGAATACGCCGGCCGCAGCCCTGGCCACCGCCCCGGCGCCGGCTGTCGCGGACGCCGGTCCGCAGCGGACGCTGGCGGTTCCGGTCAGTCAGCGGCAGGGTGCGGCCCCGACCGCCGTGCCGACCCCGACCGCCGCGACCGCCGCCGCGACCGCCGCCGCGACGCTACCCGCCGGCTCGCACGGCGCGATGGACCGCCGGTTGCTGGCCGCAACCGCCCGGCTGCGGGTTGACGACGGCAAGGGAATCTCCCGCGGCACGGGGACGGTGATCGACTGCCGCCAGGGGGAAGCCCTGATCCTGACCTGCGGCCACATCTTCCGCGACTCGCAGGGCAAGGGACGGATCGAAGTCGACCTGTTCGCGCCCGGTGGCCAGCGGGGCGTGAAGGGGGAGCTCATCTCCTGGGATCTGCAACGCGACCTGGCGCTGGTCAGCGTGTTCACCGATCGGCCGATCGATGCGGTGCGGGTCGGCGGCGGTGATCAGCGGCCGGCGCCGGGCGATGCCGTGATCTCCGTCGGCTGTGACGGCGGCGCCGATCCGACCGTCCAGCACAGCCGCGTGAACGCGATCGATCGGTATCTCGGCCCGGCGAACGTCGAGGTGGCGGGGCAGCCCGTCCAGGGCCGTAGCGGCGGCGGCCTGTTCGCCGCAGACGGCACGCTGATCGGCGTCTGCAGCGCGGCGGACAAAGAATACGACGAGGGCATCTTCACGGCCTTGACCGCCGTGCACGAGCAGCTCGACGCCGCCGGCCTGGCCGACGTCTACCGGCACGTCTATCCCGGCGCCGACGCCCCCGCCGTGGCCCTGCCGACCATGCCCGCGGAGATGCAGACAGCGTCGTTCGAACGCCGGCCGCGCGACGAGGCCGTGCCTACTGCAGCGACCGGTCCGGCGTCCCGGCCCGAGCCCCCGGTCGGCGCGGAGCTCTCCCCCGGCGAGCGTGCGCTCGTCGACCAGGTCCGTCGCCATCAGGGCCGGGCCGAGGTGATCTGTATCATCCGCCCCCAGGGCGGCGGACAGACCGACAGCGAGGTCTATGTGCTCAAGGACACGGGCCCCGGATTCGTCGAGCGGCTGTCGGAGGCGCACCGGATGCCGGCCCGGCAAGATACCGCTGCGGGCCGACAGGTCGGCGAGTCGTCCCGGCCCGACCTGGCCCGGCTCCCCGCCGCCACCACGCTGCGGTAGAGTCTCCGGGACGATGCTCCAGTATCTCGTCCGTCACGGCCGCAGCGTGTCCAACCAGGAAGGCCGGGTCCAGGGCCGCGCCGACGTTCCGCTCAGTCCAGCCGGACGGCGGCAGGCCGCGGCGATGGCCGACTGGGCCCGCGGCCTGCCGAGGGTGGACGAGGTCTGGTCGAGTCCGCTCCTCCGCGCCCGCGACACGGCCTGCCAGATCGCCGCCGCGCTCGGCCTCGCGGTGCGGATCGCCGACGACCTCGCCGAACTGGATGCGGGAATCTTCCAGGGGCACCTGTGGTCGGAACTCGAGGCCCGCTTCCCCGACGCGGTGGCCCGCTGGCGGTCCGGCGACGCCGAGTTCGCGATTCCTGGAGGCGAATCGCGGGCCCAACTCGCGGCCCGCGGCCGGTCGGCGATCGAGTCGCTGGCGGGTCGCGCGGCCGGCGTGATCGTCGTCGTGGCGCACGGCGGCATCCTCACCGCGGCGCTCGGCAGCCTGCTCGGCCGCACGCATCCGCTGCTCGCCGCCGCGGCCGAGCGGCCGTTCACCCAGCTCCCGGCGCTGGCCAACTGCTCGGTGTCGACGCTCCGCTGGCCGGGGCCGGACCTGCTGTCGTTCAACGATACCGATCACCTGTCCGGCATGGACGACGACGCCGAGAGCGGCCCAGCGCTGTAGGTGTTTGGTCGCTCGCGTTCGGCCAAAGCCCCGAGGAAACCCGCAGGAAGAACCCCACAGGACAGGCCTGGCTCGGTGACGGCCCGCGCACAAGGGCAGCGGGTGACGGGGCCGCACCGGTCGCGATCAGTCGCCAATCCGCACCGTGACCGGCTCGGCGTTGACGGCCTCTGCCGGGCTTGGGCCCGATCGGCCCAGCGCGCGGATCGTCACCGTGCCCCGGCCGAGCAGTTCCGCCGGCACCTCGATCGTCGCCTCGGCGGCGGTCGTGCGGCCGAGGACACGGCCGGCGGCATGGATCAGGACGCTGCCGATGCCCGTGCCCGAGACGCTCACCCGCAGCGTGCCGCGCGGCTGCACGCGGCGCGGTTCCACCGCGATCGCCAGGGCACTCGCCCGGTTCGCGAACCGGACCGGAACGATCCGCCGGCCCTGGGTCTCGATCGGCCCGGCGTCGATCGCCACCACCCGCAGGTCGTGGTGGCCGTCGGCGAACAGGGAGGTGTCGAGCACGAGCCGTTGCCCCGCGCCGCACTGCCCCACGCGGGCGCCGTCGAGGTACAGCTCGAAGCGGTCCGCCCGGCCGTCGTCGGCGACGGTCGCCCGCGGCTCGAACTCGACGCTGCCGGACAGGGACACACCCGCCGCGAGCGGCTCGCCGGTCGCGGTGTCGAGGATGTCGACCCGCGGGATCCGCGCCCACGGCTGGCAGAGCGGGTCGCCGACGACCAGCAGCTGGTAGGGGGAGTGGACCGACTGGTAGAAGGCCTCGGCGAGACTGGCGCCGCGGGCATAGTGCAGCAGGACCGCGGGATGGGGAAACTTGGCCTGGTGGGCCCGCGGCTGCATGGCGGCATTGCCGGTCGGAATCATCACGAACGGCTCCGCCACTGTGCCGCAGGCGCCAGCGGCACCGGCGCGGATGAAGTGCGAGAGCGGCGTCTGCCCAGCGCCCGGCGTGAACACGCCGCCGAAGCTCGTCAGGTTGTCACAGATCGCTCCGGGCAGGAGCCGGCTGCCGCTGCCGGGCCAGTCGAAATCGGGCGTGCCGGTCATCAGCCCGGCGACATCCCGCCGGCCGGACGGGAGGATGCCGGCGACGATCTCGGCCTTCACGCCCGCCGCCTCGACCGCCCCGACCGTGCCCTTCACCGGATTGAAACGGGCCTTCGTGCGCACGTCGGCATTGCTCATGAAGTACAGCGTGCCCGGGGGACGCGAGCCGTCGGCGCCGGCGGCCGACCGCAGGGCCGCGACGATTTCGGGGACGGTGTTGCCGCGGCCGGCGGTCACGCCGAGCATGGTCGACAGCAGGTAGCGGTTGCCCCCGGCCTCGAGCAGGTCGCCGCGGTCGCTCCAGCCGTACCAACTGCGGAAGCCAACGGTCGTCGTCGGGGCGCCGTCCGCCCCCAGCGGCCGGAAGTAGTCGTTGCTCTCCGTGTCGAGCCAGGCCGGCTGTCCGCTCTGGACCGTGTTGAAGAGCATCGTCATGCCGGTGAGCGAGCCGGAGGGAAACTTCAGTGCCGGGGCCTTGGCCAGCTCGGCGGAAAGTTCCTTCCCGAAGTCGATCCGCCAGGGAAACCCGCTGGAGTAGACGACCTGGTCGATCTGGGCAGCCAGGCCGCGGGACTCGATCGTCCGCAGCACGGGAACGAGAATCTCGGCGCGAAACCGCTCGATGGTCGTGGCCTCGTCCCCGTCCTTCCAGGGCAGCAGCAGCACGTTGAGCGGCTGGATGGCCCGCAGCTCGATGTAGGCGTTGGCGACGGCGAGGCTGTCGGCGCTGGCGGGATTGACGACGAGGAGCACGTTCTCCGGGCCGCCGCCCGCGCGGGCGACGGCGGCGGACAGCGCAGCGGCGGCGAGCAGCAGCCCGGCATACCGGCGGCGCATCCGGCCGCCGCTGTGCGTC contains the following coding sequences:
- the metG gene encoding methionine--tRNA ligase — translated: MPATSSRRILVTSALPYANGHIHLGHLVEYIQTDIFVRFQKLRGQRAVYLCADDTHGTAIMIRARAEGRSEQDLIAAMRAAHEADFAGFQIAFDHYGSTDSDANRRLCAEIWRRLRDRGLVVSRSVSQLYDAEAGVFLADRFVKGACPKCGAADQYGDACEQCNATYTPADLVDPRSTLSGTRPEIRSAEHLFVTLERMHGFLDHWTRHSAALDPPVANYLAGHFLGEPLRDWDVSRPAPYFGFEIPDAPGHYWYVWFDAPIGYLAATAEWCATRGESFDAWWARGAANEPPAEIHHFIGKDIVYFHTLFWPAVLEAAGLALPTRVRVHGFLTVNGAKMSKSRGTFLRARTYLDHLDPGMLRYYYAAKLSGGIDDIDLDLDDFAAKVNGDLVGKVVNLASRTARWLEGTGLADRYPDDGGLFALAAADGAAIAAAYEACDTARAMRLVMAAADRANAYVDTEQPWKLAKAGPDAAGRLRDVASVALNLFRQIAVYLAPVLPAFAEQVGTLVGGPIRSWDESQAPLTAAPVASFQPLMRRVEPAQISALLAAERQQADERTAHQGAAQMEQPTPAASTGGMTNSDAALVAEPLAAQCTIDDFAKIDLRVARIVAAEEVPEAKKLLRLTVSLGGENRRTVFAGIKGFHEPAALVGRLVVIVANLAPRQMKFGLSEGMVVAASGAGGPGVYLLSPDSGAVPGMRLH
- the trx gene encoding thioredoxin → MPSVRLCTGLVILLLAAWAGPAAASPAAGNPAAQAAAGEALLLDFTAPWCTHCRQMEPLLRDVAAAGWPVRRVDCDRELDLVRRFGVSAVPCYVLVVKGHEVGRIDGATTQGELEKLLARAAAPLGGVAVAPATRTPGLMPGMPVPTAASSAPLSIEPPARANTPAAALATAPAPAVADAGPQRTLAVPVSQRQGAAPTAVPTPTAATAAATAAATLPAGSHGAMDRRLLAATARLRVDDGKGISRGTGTVIDCRQGEALILTCGHIFRDSQGKGRIEVDLFAPGGQRGVKGELISWDLQRDLALVSVFTDRPIDAVRVGGGDQRPAPGDAVISVGCDGGADPTVQHSRVNAIDRYLGPANVEVAGQPVQGRSGGGLFAADGTLIGVCSAADKEYDEGIFTALTAVHEQLDAAGLADVYRHVYPGADAPAVALPTMPAEMQTASFERRPRDEAVPTAATGPASRPEPPVGAELSPGERALVDQVRRHQGRAEVICIIRPQGGGQTDSEVYVLKDTGPGFVERLSEAHRMPARQDTAAGRQVGESSRPDLARLPAATTLR
- a CDS encoding phosphoglycerate mutase, producing MLQYLVRHGRSVSNQEGRVQGRADVPLSPAGRRQAAAMADWARGLPRVDEVWSSPLLRARDTACQIAAALGLAVRIADDLAELDAGIFQGHLWSELEARFPDAVARWRSGDAEFAIPGGESRAQLAARGRSAIESLAGRAAGVIVVVAHGGILTAALGSLLGRTHPLLAAAAERPFTQLPALANCSVSTLRWPGPDLLSFNDTDHLSGMDDDAESGPAL